In Finegoldia magna ATCC 53516, a genomic segment contains:
- a CDS encoding HU family DNA-binding protein, whose translation MLYEEEKMNKSELLTSIAKKSELSKVESERALNAFIKTVEETLAKGEKVQLVGFGTFESRERKAREGRNPRNPEEKIQIPASNAPVFKAGKSLKEAVNKKKSK comes from the coding sequence ATATTATACGAGGAGGAAAAGATGAATAAATCTGAATTATTAACTAGTATAGCTAAAAAAAGTGAGCTATCAAAAGTTGAAAGCGAAAGAGCTTTAAACGCATTCATTAAAACTGTTGAAGAAACATTAGCAAAAGGTGAAAAAGTACAATTAGTAGGATTTGGTACATTTGAATCAAGAGAAAGAAAAGCTCGTGAAGGAAGAAACCCAAGAAATCCTGAAGAAAAAATTCAAATTCCTGCATCAAATGCGCCTGTATTTAAAGCTGGTAAATCTTTAAAAGAAGCAGTTAACAAGAAAAAGAGTAAATAG
- a CDS encoding IS110 family transposase yields the protein MFYIGVDIAKNNHEASIIDSNGKLVSESFSFSNSIRGLEKFQKFISSFSIDFNNCIIGMEATGHYWLSLYSFLIDLGFSCIVINPIQSDAFRKMYIRQTKNDSVDSFVIAQILRFGEFSVSHFSDEDTFALRNLSRFRFALVDEASDWKRKLVCILDQVFPEYSSLFSNIYGVASKELLSKYPLPEDMISIPADELAKMLSKCSKGRFGIDKAKEIQEKASNSFGVKFALKSFSFQIKQIIAQISFLEDQIFEIEDEISSMINSLCPVITSITGIGDVLGAAIFSEIGDISRFERANQLVAYAGLDVAVKQSGNFNATDTKISKRGSPYLRRAIWLAACVAAFKDPALSVYYQKLRQRGKAHGTAIGAVARKLTNIIFAVLRDNKAYIPNI from the coding sequence ATGTTTTACATTGGTGTTGATATTGCAAAGAATAACCACGAAGCCTCAATAATTGATTCTAATGGTAAACTTGTTTCTGAGTCTTTTTCTTTTTCTAATTCTATTAGAGGATTAGAGAAGTTTCAGAAATTTATTTCCTCTTTTTCGATTGATTTTAACAATTGTATTATTGGTATGGAAGCTACAGGTCATTATTGGCTGTCTCTTTATTCTTTCTTGATTGATTTAGGATTTTCTTGTATTGTTATTAATCCTATTCAGTCTGATGCTTTTAGAAAGATGTATATTAGACAGACTAAAAATGATTCTGTGGATTCTTTTGTTATCGCTCAAATTCTTAGGTTTGGCGAGTTTTCTGTTTCTCATTTTTCTGATGAGGATACTTTTGCTTTAAGAAATCTTTCTAGGTTCAGGTTTGCTCTTGTTGATGAAGCTTCTGATTGGAAGAGAAAGCTTGTTTGTATTTTAGATCAGGTTTTCCCTGAGTATTCTTCGCTTTTTTCTAATATTTATGGTGTGGCTTCTAAGGAGCTTTTGAGTAAGTATCCTTTGCCTGAGGATATGATTTCTATTCCTGCTGATGAGCTTGCTAAGATGTTGTCTAAGTGTAGTAAGGGTCGCTTTGGTATTGATAAGGCTAAAGAAATCCAAGAGAAAGCTTCTAATTCCTTTGGTGTTAAGTTTGCTTTGAAGTCTTTTTCTTTTCAAATCAAACAAATTATTGCTCAAATTTCTTTTCTTGAAGATCAGATTTTTGAGATTGAAGATGAAATTTCTTCTATGATTAATTCTTTATGCCCTGTTATTACTTCTATTACCGGTATTGGTGATGTCTTAGGTGCTGCTATTTTCTCAGAAATCGGTGATATTTCACGATTTGAGAGAGCTAATCAGTTGGTTGCTTATGCTGGTTTAGATGTTGCTGTTAAGCAATCTGGTAATTTTAATGCTACTGATACTAAGATTTCTAAACGTGGTTCTCCTTATCTTAGACGTGCTATTTGGCTTGCTGCTTGTGTTGCTGCTTTTAAAGATCCTGCTTTGTCTGTGTATTATCAAAAACTTAGACAAAGAGGTAAAGCTCATGGTACAGCTATTGGTGCTGTTGCTAGAAAACTTACTAACATTATTTTTGCTGTTTTGAGGGATAACAAAGCTTACATACCTAATATTTAG
- a CDS encoding peptidylprolyl isomerase → MKKFLAIVLAVMMVMVTGCSKKPDGAVAKIGKEYIYQKDVDKVMEDYKQYYGQDIFNPNTEQGKEALKQIQPKIIDMLINEKIANKLMKDKKIEVSDKEVQAEVDKLQKQLGGADKFKEQLKKENMTEQALKEQIEKQLKNKKLSQQFEKDFKPSDKEIKDEFDKNLDTYTQYNADHILFSGKDDKGKNLDDAKLKAKSELANKTYEEVKDGKNFNEVAKAKSEDPSAKQNSGKLGDFLSSTMVKEFSDALKKMKPGEVSKPVKTEFGYHIIKLNSKVTELDKMTDANKQNVKTAISNKIIQEKVQKEFEKQKKDMGVKIY, encoded by the coding sequence ATGAAGAAATTTTTAGCAATTGTATTAGCTGTGATGATGGTAATGGTAACAGGATGTTCTAAAAAACCAGACGGAGCAGTGGCAAAGATTGGCAAAGAATACATCTACCAAAAAGATGTGGACAAGGTAATGGAAGATTACAAACAATATTATGGACAAGATATTTTCAACCCTAACACTGAACAAGGTAAGGAAGCTTTGAAGCAAATCCAACCTAAAATCATTGATATGCTAATTAACGAAAAAATCGCAAACAAATTAATGAAGGATAAAAAAATTGAAGTGTCTGATAAGGAAGTTCAAGCAGAAGTTGACAAGCTTCAAAAACAATTAGGTGGAGCAGACAAATTCAAAGAACAACTTAAAAAAGAAAATATGACAGAACAAGCTTTGAAAGAACAAATCGAAAAACAATTGAAAAACAAAAAACTTTCTCAACAATTTGAAAAAGACTTCAAACCATCTGACAAAGAAATCAAAGACGAATTCGACAAAAACTTAGACACTTATACTCAATATAATGCAGATCACATTCTTTTCTCTGGTAAGGATGACAAGGGTAAAAACTTGGACGACGCTAAGCTAAAAGCAAAATCAGAATTAGCAAACAAAACTTACGAAGAAGTAAAAGATGGTAAGAACTTCAATGAAGTTGCCAAAGCAAAATCAGAAGACCCATCAGCTAAGCAAAATTCTGGTAAATTAGGTGATTTCTTATCATCTACAATGGTAAAAGAATTTTCTGATGCATTGAAGAAAATGAAACCAGGTGAAGTTTCAAAACCTGTTAAGACAGAATTTGGATATCACATCATCAAACTTAACAGTAAAGTTACTGAATTAGATAAGATGACTGATGCAAATAAACAAAACGTTAAGACAGCAATTTCCAACAAAATTATCCAAGAAAAAGTTCAAAAAGAATTTGAAAAACAAAAAAAGGATATGGGCGTAAAAATTTACTAA
- the mfd gene encoding transcription-repair coupling factor yields the protein MIFLTKIYEDNTEFQGYLNSLSSDNSSIYIHGVIKEAFASFVYATSKNIDKPLVVIVEDNMRARNLTEYLNDIEDNICEFFPSRELNLYNAKSLDDNAENQRVNVLFKLLNNEQPIIVTTFDALTKKITKKSVAKKYTFTIKDTDLINLEELQEKLKVLKYERVDTIESKGQFAIRGGIVDIFPVHSRFPVRIELFDDEIDSMRFFEVSTQRSIEDCKFIDIISCSELIIEESKKESIINSIQKNLDKRVNHPIFGENIDNVKDKFEKLMEYIRNDLEYEIDLVSCFLTKKDYDTIFDYFLDESIMMIEDLSRCYDIYKEKEKRFLEDFVYLVEKGEVLSKHEQSLIPISDILKLIKEKTCVNITSLVKRTRLIESNSMYQLKTLEAPNFNKNIDSLVENIKSNSLRGFKQIVFAANVERKNMLKDLFLTNGIPTLEAEDYNANIKSSQVLITQKNLPNGFEIKDPKYLIITYKEIFGREKQIRKRKKKKSTGQDIVNYSDLNIDDFVVHENHGIGQYKGIEKIDVNGIQKDYIVIQYKANDRLMIPTDQMNLVQKYIGGGNIKKPSLNKLSGNDWAKAKQKAKKSVDEMADDLVELYSKRAKLKGYQFSQDTEWQREFEDSFPYEETDSQVRSIEEIKTDMESDRPMDRLLCGDVGYGKTEVAIRACFKAIMDGKQVAFLVPTTILAQQHFNTIKERFRDYPIRVEMMSRFVSPARQKQIMKDVQRGLVDLLVGTHRILSKNLKFKDLGLLVIDEEQRFGVRHKEKLKSMRENVDVLTLSATPIPRTLQMGLTGIRDMSLLEEPPEDRTPISTYVTEYNPSLIRDAIIRELDRGGQIYFVYNRIEDIDQMEFKLKELVPELNIAIAHGRMNEKELENVMLDFQDGIYDLLLCTTIIETGLDIQNVNTMIIYNADKMGLSQLYQLKGRIGRSDRTSFAYFTYEGQKSLTEISEKRLMAIKDFTEFGSGFKIAMRDLELRGAGNLLGESQHGHIAKIGYDLYVKLLEQAVREAKGETISENKNTVTIEIKVNGYIPEDYISENETKIDIYKKIASIQDEDDYSEIIDELIDRFGDVPKPIVNIMDVSIIKAFCAKLSIESIKEIKGELFLQFSSPDKISLEKLKYLTENYKKEMRFDLSEKPKIILGFEDKNLRDPIEVLSILLKDNEK from the coding sequence ATGATCTTTTTAACTAAAATTTACGAGGATAACACAGAATTTCAGGGATATTTAAATTCTTTATCATCCGATAATTCGTCTATTTACATTCACGGTGTCATTAAGGAAGCTTTTGCAAGTTTCGTGTATGCAACATCTAAAAACATAGACAAACCTCTTGTGGTAATTGTAGAAGACAATATGAGAGCTAGGAATTTGACAGAGTATCTGAACGATATTGAAGACAATATCTGTGAATTTTTTCCTAGCAGAGAACTCAACTTATACAATGCAAAATCACTGGACGATAATGCCGAAAACCAAAGAGTAAATGTGTTGTTCAAATTATTAAACAACGAACAGCCTATTATCGTAACAACTTTTGACGCATTAACCAAGAAAATCACGAAAAAATCTGTCGCCAAAAAATACACATTCACTATTAAAGACACCGATTTAATAAATTTGGAAGAGCTTCAAGAAAAGTTAAAGGTGTTGAAATACGAAAGGGTAGACACTATTGAATCAAAGGGACAATTTGCTATAAGAGGTGGAATTGTGGATATTTTCCCAGTTCACAGCAGATTTCCTGTCAGAATTGAATTGTTCGATGACGAGATAGATTCTATGAGGTTTTTTGAAGTATCAACTCAAAGATCAATTGAAGACTGCAAGTTCATCGACATCATTAGTTGCAGCGAATTAATTATTGAAGAATCAAAGAAAGAATCCATTATTAATTCTATTCAGAAAAATCTGGATAAAAGGGTTAATCATCCGATTTTTGGCGAAAACATAGACAATGTCAAGGACAAATTCGAAAAATTAATGGAATACATCAGAAATGATTTGGAGTATGAAATTGATTTAGTGTCGTGTTTTCTAACGAAAAAAGACTACGATACAATTTTCGATTATTTCCTTGATGAAAGCATAATGATGATTGAAGATTTGTCCAGATGTTATGATATTTACAAGGAAAAAGAAAAGAGGTTTTTGGAAGATTTCGTGTACTTGGTTGAAAAAGGAGAAGTTCTATCCAAGCACGAACAATCTCTCATTCCGATTTCCGATATATTAAAATTAATTAAAGAAAAGACTTGTGTTAATATTACAAGTTTGGTTAAAAGAACAAGACTTATAGAATCGAATTCTATGTATCAGCTTAAAACGTTGGAAGCTCCGAACTTCAACAAAAATATCGACAGTTTGGTTGAAAATATAAAATCCAATAGTTTAAGAGGATTCAAGCAAATTGTGTTTGCGGCAAATGTCGAACGCAAAAACATGCTCAAGGATTTGTTTTTGACTAACGGAATACCAACTCTTGAAGCTGAAGATTATAATGCAAATATCAAATCGTCGCAGGTTTTGATTACTCAGAAGAATTTGCCAAATGGTTTTGAAATAAAAGATCCTAAGTATTTGATAATTACTTATAAGGAAATTTTCGGACGCGAAAAGCAAATTCGAAAACGTAAGAAGAAAAAAAGCACTGGTCAGGATATTGTCAATTATTCTGATTTGAATATCGACGATTTTGTGGTTCACGAAAATCACGGGATTGGACAGTACAAGGGAATTGAAAAAATCGATGTAAATGGAATTCAAAAAGATTACATTGTAATTCAATATAAGGCGAACGATAGGCTGATGATTCCAACAGACCAAATGAATTTGGTTCAAAAATACATCGGCGGTGGAAACATCAAAAAGCCTTCATTAAATAAATTAAGTGGAAATGATTGGGCAAAGGCAAAACAAAAAGCTAAGAAATCAGTCGATGAAATGGCAGATGATTTGGTTGAATTATATTCAAAAAGAGCCAAGTTAAAAGGATATCAGTTTTCTCAAGATACTGAATGGCAAAGAGAGTTTGAAGATTCATTCCCTTATGAAGAAACAGATTCTCAAGTAAGATCTATTGAAGAAATCAAAACAGATATGGAATCTGACAGACCAATGGATAGGTTATTGTGTGGTGATGTTGGTTACGGAAAAACAGAAGTTGCAATCAGAGCTTGTTTTAAAGCTATAATGGACGGTAAACAAGTTGCTTTCTTAGTTCCAACGACAATTCTCGCACAACAACATTTCAACACAATTAAAGAACGATTCAGAGATTATCCTATCAGAGTTGAAATGATGAGTAGATTCGTCTCTCCAGCACGTCAAAAACAAATTATGAAAGATGTGCAAAGAGGTCTTGTAGATTTATTGGTGGGGACTCATAGAATTCTGTCGAAGAATTTGAAATTCAAAGATTTGGGATTATTAGTAATTGATGAAGAACAAAGATTTGGTGTGAGACACAAAGAAAAATTAAAATCTATGAGAGAAAACGTAGATGTGCTTACACTGTCAGCAACTCCAATTCCTAGAACTTTACAGATGGGTTTGACGGGTATTAGGGATATGAGTTTGTTGGAAGAACCACCAGAAGACAGAACTCCGATATCAACTTATGTTACAGAGTACAATCCTAGTTTGATAAGAGATGCAATAATCAGAGAACTTGACCGCGGTGGACAGATATATTTTGTGTATAATAGAATAGAAGATATTGATCAGATGGAATTTAAATTGAAAGAATTGGTTCCTGAATTAAACATAGCGATAGCTCATGGTAGAATGAATGAAAAAGAGCTAGAAAATGTAATGCTAGACTTCCAAGATGGAATTTATGATTTACTATTGTGCACAACTATTATAGAAACAGGTCTTGACATACAAAATGTCAACACAATGATAATTTATAATGCAGATAAGATGGGCTTGTCGCAATTGTATCAATTAAAGGGACGTATTGGACGATCTGATAGAACTTCGTTTGCTTATTTCACATATGAAGGGCAAAAATCATTAACCGAAATTTCCGAAAAACGACTTATGGCAATAAAAGACTTTACAGAATTTGGATCTGGTTTTAAAATCGCAATGAGGGATTTGGAACTCAGAGGAGCTGGAAATCTTTTGGGAGAAAGCCAACATGGTCACATCGCAAAAATCGGTTATGATTTGTATGTGAAGCTTTTGGAACAAGCTGTCAGAGAAGCCAAGGGAGAGACTATTTCTGAAAATAAGAATACAGTCACAATCGAAATCAAAGTCAACGGATACATTCCGGAAGATTACATTTCTGAGAATGAAACAAAGATTGATATCTACAAAAAAATCGCATCTATACAAGATGAAGATGATTATTCTGAAATAATTGATGAATTAATCGACAGGTTTGGAGATGTTCCTAAGCCTATCGTTAATATAATGGATGTATCCATAATAAAAGCTTTCTGTGCTAAATTATCCATTGAAAGTATAAAAGAAATAAAGGGAGAACTTTTCTTGCAATTTTCTTCTCCTGACAAAATTTCATTAGAAAAATTAAAATACTTGACAGAAAATTACAAGAAAGAAATGAGATTTGATTTGTCAGAAAAACCTAAAATCATTTTGGGATTTGAAGACAAAAATTTAAGAGATCCTATCGAAGTATTATCGATACTTTTGAAGGATAATGAGAAATAA
- the pth gene encoding aminoacyl-tRNA hydrolase, which translates to MYLIAGLGNPGSKYEYTRHNAGFMVIDDLAKKLNIKVNKLKFKSLIGEGFIGNEKVILMKPSTYMNDSGKAILDCFNYYNLSAENLIVICDDIDIPFGTIRIKKKGSAGTHNGLKSIIYLIQSQDFARIKVSVGQNDNNYDLKDFVLSQFSKKEFEVLKKEIDMSSDACIKIVEENVDYAMNNFNGKSLI; encoded by the coding sequence ATGTATTTAATCGCAGGACTGGGTAATCCAGGAAGTAAGTACGAATACACAAGACACAACGCCGGATTTATGGTTATAGATGATTTGGCAAAAAAATTGAATATTAAAGTGAATAAACTAAAATTCAAATCATTGATTGGTGAGGGATTTATCGGAAACGAAAAAGTGATTTTGATGAAACCTTCAACGTATATGAATGATTCTGGAAAAGCTATATTGGATTGTTTTAATTATTATAATTTATCAGCAGAAAATCTCATTGTTATTTGCGATGACATTGATATTCCTTTCGGAACTATTAGGATAAAAAAGAAAGGCTCCGCAGGAACTCACAATGGGTTAAAATCCATTATATATCTTATTCAATCTCAAGATTTTGCAAGAATCAAGGTATCTGTCGGTCAAAATGACAACAATTACGATTTGAAGGATTTTGTGTTGTCACAATTTAGCAAGAAGGAATTTGAAGTTTTAAAGAAAGAAATCGACATGTCAAGTGATGCTTGTATCAAAATAGTTGAAGAAAATGTCGATTATGCTATGAATAACTTCAATGGAAAAAGTTTGATATGA
- the glmU gene encoding bifunctional UDP-N-acetylglucosamine diphosphorylase/glucosamine-1-phosphate N-acetyltransferase GlmU produces MKKAIILSAGEGTRMKSHNSKVLHKLLNKTMIDYVMDACDFVDQKIVVGGNNYDILRENLDESIHLVKQNIGEQYPYGTGYAVKLCLDEINDGDKVIILTGDTPLIKQETLKKFFDFHEQQNSVATVLTSEIDDPFGYGRIVKDEKGNLLKIVEQKDCNDEQLLIKEFNSGMMIVNGDVLKMSIKKIGTDNSKGEMYLTDIFEIIRNDGKIIKTFKHSDVNETYGINTKAQLYFCEEILKQRVNEKYMEEGVVISNADSVIIEPSVKIGRDTVIIGPCRIYGNTEIGSDCLIKGDCEIVNSKIDDNVVIKSSYIENSVVGKNTDIGPFAHLRPNSVLKENVHIGNFVEIKNSTVGNKTKAGHLAYVGDSDLKENINIGCGVIFVNYDGKNKHRSVVEDNVFVGSNSNVIAPVTLKKDSFIACGTTITEDVEEGALSIGRSRQENKKDWVYNKKR; encoded by the coding sequence ATGAAGAAAGCTATTATACTTTCTGCCGGAGAAGGCACTAGAATGAAATCTCACAACTCAAAAGTTTTACACAAACTTTTGAACAAGACTATGATTGATTATGTCATGGATGCTTGTGATTTTGTGGATCAGAAAATAGTAGTCGGCGGAAATAATTACGATATTTTAAGAGAAAACTTAGATGAAAGTATTCATCTAGTAAAACAAAATATAGGAGAACAATATCCATATGGAACAGGGTATGCCGTTAAATTATGTTTAGATGAAATAAATGACGGCGATAAAGTTATTATTTTAACGGGAGATACTCCATTAATAAAGCAAGAAACGTTGAAGAAGTTTTTTGATTTCCATGAACAACAAAATTCCGTTGCAACAGTTCTTACAAGTGAAATCGACGATCCATTTGGATATGGAAGAATTGTAAAGGACGAAAAGGGTAATTTGCTCAAAATCGTTGAGCAAAAAGACTGCAATGATGAGCAATTATTAATAAAAGAATTCAACAGCGGCATGATGATTGTAAATGGCGATGTGTTGAAGATGTCGATTAAAAAAATCGGTACAGATAATTCAAAAGGCGAGATGTATTTGACAGATATTTTTGAAATCATCAGAAATGACGGCAAAATTATCAAAACTTTTAAACATTCTGATGTAAACGAAACTTATGGAATAAATACAAAAGCTCAATTGTATTTCTGTGAAGAAATTTTAAAACAAAGAGTTAATGAAAAATACATGGAAGAAGGCGTTGTAATTTCAAATGCAGATTCTGTAATCATAGAACCGTCTGTAAAAATCGGAAGGGACACTGTGATTATTGGACCTTGCAGGATTTATGGAAACACAGAAATAGGTAGTGATTGTTTGATTAAGGGCGATTGCGAAATCGTGAATTCTAAAATCGATGACAACGTGGTTATTAAATCATCATACATCGAAAATTCTGTTGTAGGAAAAAACACAGACATCGGACCTTTTGCTCATTTGAGACCAAACAGCGTTTTGAAAGAAAATGTTCATATTGGAAACTTTGTTGAAATCAAAAACTCAACTGTTGGCAACAAAACGAAAGCAGGTCACTTGGCTTATGTTGGAGATAGTGATTTGAAGGAAAATATCAACATCGGTTGCGGAGTGATTTTCGTAAATTACGATGGCAAGAACAAGCACAGATCTGTGGTTGAAGACAATGTGTTTGTCGGTTCTAATTCAAATGTCATTGCTCCTGTGACTTTGAAAAAAGACAGCTTCATTGCTTGTGGTACAACAATTACTGAGGATGTTGAAGAAGGTGCACTTTCAATTGGAAGAAGCCGTCAAGAAAATAAAAAAGATTGGGTTTATAATAAAAAAAGATAG
- a CDS encoding FAD:protein FMN transferase: MKKFILVFLTLTMLVGCSQEKGENKPVPKDPAPQVNENAESSSKDFEKHEATLYDKFDTVIRYSLYTKSEKEFNEYSKFINDEFDRLHKLYSTYENFDGVDNAKTINDNAGIKPVKVDKDLFDLIKWSVEDYSKYNKKTNIAFGSVTDLWKQYRDNALEKKKIEIPSADVLKEKNLHTSIDNIVLDEQNSTVFLKDKDSRLDLGATAKGYATEKIAQEVEKRGLKSGIISAGGNVRTIGKPIIKGKDSWVVAIQNPNLNEEPDKQYVAILKIPETTSMVTSGDYQRFYVYNNKKYHHIIDPDTLNPADHFKSVTIVTKDSGLADFLSTTVFVMNYEEGRKLVDSIDGVEAFWVLENNDIKYTDGLKDIMELEQ, encoded by the coding sequence ATGAAAAAATTTATATTAGTATTTTTAACATTAACAATGTTAGTTGGCTGTTCTCAAGAAAAAGGTGAAAATAAACCAGTTCCAAAAGATCCAGCACCACAAGTAAATGAAAATGCTGAATCTTCGTCTAAAGATTTTGAAAAACACGAAGCCACACTTTATGACAAATTTGACACAGTAATAAGATATAGTTTGTATACAAAATCTGAAAAAGAATTCAATGAGTATTCCAAGTTTATCAACGATGAATTTGATAGACTTCACAAACTATACAGCACTTACGAAAATTTTGATGGCGTGGATAATGCGAAGACAATCAACGATAACGCAGGAATTAAACCTGTAAAAGTCGACAAGGATTTGTTTGATTTAATCAAATGGTCAGTAGAAGATTATTCCAAATACAATAAGAAAACAAACATCGCATTTGGTTCTGTAACTGATTTGTGGAAACAGTACCGAGACAACGCTTTGGAAAAGAAAAAAATCGAAATTCCTTCAGCAGATGTTTTAAAAGAAAAAAATCTTCACACAAGTATCGACAACATCGTTTTGGATGAGCAAAACAGCACAGTTTTCTTGAAAGATAAAGATTCAAGACTAGACTTGGGAGCCACTGCAAAAGGATACGCCACAGAAAAAATAGCCCAAGAAGTAGAAAAACGCGGACTAAAATCGGGTATTATTTCAGCAGGTGGAAATGTCAGAACAATTGGAAAACCAATTATAAAAGGAAAAGACAGCTGGGTAGTTGCAATCCAAAATCCTAATTTGAATGAAGAGCCAGACAAACAATACGTCGCAATCTTGAAAATACCAGAAACAACATCTATGGTTACAAGTGGTGATTATCAAAGATTTTACGTTTACAACAACAAAAAATACCATCACATAATTGATCCAGATACACTAAATCCAGCAGATCATTTTAAATCAGTAACAATCGTCACAAAAGATTCTGGACTTGCAGATTTTCTATCTACAACAGTTTTCGTTATGAATTACGAAGAAGGTAGAAAATTGGTAGACTCTATCGATGGAGTTGAAGCATTTTGGGTATTAGAAAATAACGACATCAAATACACTGACGGCTTAAAAGACATTATGGAACTAGAACAGTAG
- a CDS encoding LysR family transcriptional regulator, which yields MDISKLESFLVLAECKSFTKTADLRYLSQPAISKHIDSLEQELGVYLFDRNGKTVSLTIQGEYFIKYAEAIVRTYQKSQELIKQIEDLNQGTLYFGSTNFIGIYLMPKFIKIFQDKYPNVNINMTVGSSKDLFKKLEKNEIEFVFLSHYVKIDTNKYISKPFFTDEMVLVVSTKNKLAEKSTCSLSDIKDQVFITKSQTSSLYKFLESCVVDVKFKKELIIDNQEAIKKAVVENAGVSIMSKKSAQLEEEAGLIKCIKIEDCDFKRQINLVYDKNLHITPAGQAFFDVLDPFNNLELGK from the coding sequence ATGGATATTAGCAAATTAGAATCTTTTTTAGTTTTGGCAGAATGTAAAAGCTTTACTAAAACGGCTGATCTTAGATATTTGTCTCAACCAGCAATAAGCAAACATATAGATAGTCTAGAACAAGAGTTAGGTGTATATTTGTTTGATAGAAATGGAAAAACTGTAAGCCTGACAATTCAAGGAGAATATTTTATAAAATATGCAGAAGCTATAGTAAGAACATATCAAAAATCTCAAGAACTTATTAAGCAAATTGAAGACCTAAACCAGGGAACTCTCTATTTTGGTTCAACAAATTTTATTGGAATTTATTTGATGCCTAAGTTTATTAAAATTTTTCAAGACAAATATCCAAATGTTAATATTAATATGACAGTAGGTTCGTCAAAAGATTTGTTTAAAAAGCTAGAAAAAAATGAAATTGAATTTGTATTTTTATCTCATTATGTAAAAATTGACACAAACAAATATATTTCTAAGCCATTTTTTACAGATGAAATGGTGTTGGTGGTAAGTACCAAAAACAAACTGGCAGAAAAATCTACATGTAGTCTCTCAGACATAAAAGATCAAGTATTTATTACAAAATCACAAACATCTTCTCTATATAAATTTTTAGAATCTTGCGTTGTTGATGTAAAATTTAAAAAAGAACTTATAATAGATAATCAAGAGGCAATAAAAAAAGCAGTTGTAGAAAATGCAGGAGTTTCTATTATGTCGAAAAAATCGGCTCAACTAGAAGAGGAAGCTGGACTAATAAAGTGCATAAAAATTGAAGATTGTGATTTCAAAAGACAAATAAATCTAGTTTATGATAAAAATTTACACATAACCCCAGCAGGCCAAGCCTTTTTTGATGTCTTGGATCCCTTTAATAATCTTGAATTAGGAAAATAA